The proteins below come from a single Aegilops tauschii subsp. strangulata cultivar AL8/78 chromosome 6, Aet v6.0, whole genome shotgun sequence genomic window:
- the LOC141025782 gene encoding uncharacterized protein, producing the protein MREIRAYERSKEKPSPLSDARDTDRWGHLVSNKVEPDHANPHPSVLLSRRLFLAAGAAAPPPCSTSGNASSPSSSLLPPPTLSPLSTAAAPAVSPNPSSFAVEEYLVATRPQALKASPKLSHLNSPTNPDAVLGLSAAADVAAVVTKDPQLLCAAGFTGLGLSRSDIACLVSVAGESFRCRSVASKLPYLLSLFGSYTTSSGSGYSKKAPISSEATSTGLSSPTSPSSGSVGLIIAISSGSASLRDGYSPPTWNASGQWWHAPKA; encoded by the coding sequence ATGAGGGAAATTCGTGCATACGAACGCTCTAAAGAAAAGCCCAGCCCATTATCAGATGCGAGAGACACTGATAGGTGGGGCCACTTGGTCAGCAACAAGGTCGAACCAGACCACGCAAATCCTCACCCCTCTGTCTTGCTCTCGCGCCGGCTGTtcctcgccgccggcgccgccgcgccgccaccaTGCTCCACCTCCGGAAATGCATCCTCACCCAGCTCCTCCCTTCTACCTCCTCCTACGCTATCTCCCCtctccaccgccgccgcgcccgccgtTTCCCCCAACCCTAGTAGCTTCGCCGTGGAGGAGTACCTCGTCGCCACCCGACCCCAGGCCCTCAAGGCCTCCCCCAAGCTCTCCCACCTCAACTCCCCCACCAATCCCGACGCCGTCCTcggcctctccgccgccgccgacgtcgCTGCCGTCGTCACCAAGGACCCTCAGTTACTCTGCGCCGCGGGGTTCACCGGCCTCGGTCTCTCGCGCTCTGACATCGCGTGCCTCGTCTCGGTCGCCGGCGAGTCGTTCCGCTGCAGATCTGTCGCCTCGAAACTACCGTACCTCCTGTCCCTCTTCGGCTCCTACACAACCTCCTCCGGCTCTGGGTACTCAAAAAAAGCCCCAATCTCCTCGGAAGCGACCTCGACAGGGTTGTCAAGCCCAACGTCGCCTTCCTCCGGGAGTGTGGGCTTGATAATCGCGATATCGTCAGGCTCTGCATCTCTTCGCGATGGCTACTCGCCACCAACCTGGAACGCCTCCGGGCAATGGTGGCATGCACCGAAGGCATAG
- the LOC109768819 gene encoding histidine-containing phosphotransfer protein 1, producing MAAPMLNQPNSLLANMFAAGLLDDQFQELQMLQEGSAPDFIVKVVTLFCEDGERIIGEIAKLLDKPCVDYDKVGGFVRQLKGSSASIGALRVKNSCIQFHQCCQEKSKDGCVNSLDSVRNDFYDLCSMFKLHASAGPAGAGLPKQ from the exons ATGGCGGCCCCAATGTTGAACCAGCCCAACAGCCTCCTTGCCAACATGTTCGCTGCG GGTTTGCTGGACGATCAGTTCCAGGAGCTGCAGATGCTCCAGGAAGGGAGCGCCCCAGACTTCATCGTCAAGGTTGTCACGCTCTTCTGCGAGGACGGCGAGCGTATCATCGGCGAGATTGCCAAGCTGCT GGACAAGCCATGTGTGGACTATGACAAGGTGGGTGGTTTTGTGCGTCAGCTCAAGGGAAGCAGTGCAAG TATTGGTGCTCTGAGAGTTAAGAACAGTTGCATTCAGTTCCATCAGTGCTGTCAGGAGAAGAGCAAAGATGG GTGCGTGAACTCACTGGATTCTGTGAGGAACGATTTCTATGATCTGTGCAGCATGTTCAAACTACATGCTTCAG CCGGGCCAGCAGGTGCAGGCCTTCCTAAACAGTAG